A window of Cohnella herbarum contains these coding sequences:
- a CDS encoding MDR family MFS transporter encodes MTKKNNMGIILGGLLLSILMASMDNTIVATAIGTIVGDLGGFDKLMWVTSAYLVAEMAGMPIFGKLSDMYGRKRFFIFGIIVFMVGSALCGTADTIIELSIYRAIQGIGGGALMPIAFTIMFDVVPADKRGKMGGLFGAVFGLSSIFGPLLGAYITDYIHWSWIFYINLPLGLVAFVMIAFFYKESVEHSKQKIDYLGAFALVASIVCLMFALELGGKQYAWDSGVILGLFAAFAVLIVAFIFIERRAEEPIITFGMFKNRLYATSNIMAMFAGAAFITASIYIPIFIQGVLGGSATNSGLVLLPMMLGSVVTAAGGGSMLAKFKYRSIMIPTLALLVVGIALLTTLTTGSTRFIVTVFMILVGLGIGASFSVLSNAAIHGFSARQRGSASSTLNFMRSLGMTLGITVFGIIQSHVFMNKLGAMFGGGAQMPKGVDLSDPRKILTPETRGQIPDSILDKITEALSSSIVQTFAWAIIPSVIALLAAFAMSKERFDPAAEMKEYSASH; translated from the coding sequence ATGACAAAGAAAAATAATATGGGCATAATCCTTGGAGGACTGCTGCTATCCATCCTTATGGCATCGATGGACAACACGATCGTAGCCACGGCTATCGGCACGATCGTTGGCGACCTCGGCGGCTTCGACAAATTAATGTGGGTGACCTCGGCTTATTTGGTAGCGGAGATGGCGGGAATGCCGATCTTCGGTAAGTTGTCGGATATGTATGGGCGCAAGCGCTTCTTTATTTTTGGAATCATCGTATTCATGGTCGGTTCGGCGCTATGCGGTACGGCAGACACGATCATAGAACTTAGTATTTACCGCGCGATTCAAGGGATTGGCGGAGGGGCGTTAATGCCTATTGCCTTCACGATCATGTTCGATGTCGTTCCCGCGGATAAACGAGGCAAGATGGGCGGTTTGTTCGGCGCCGTATTCGGTTTATCCAGTATTTTCGGACCTCTTCTCGGAGCTTATATTACGGATTATATCCATTGGTCTTGGATTTTTTACATCAACTTGCCGCTTGGTCTCGTTGCATTCGTCATGATTGCTTTCTTCTACAAAGAGTCCGTAGAGCATTCCAAACAAAAGATCGACTACTTGGGCGCGTTCGCGCTAGTTGCATCCATTGTCTGTTTAATGTTCGCTTTAGAGCTTGGAGGCAAGCAATACGCTTGGGATTCCGGCGTGATCCTCGGTTTGTTCGCGGCTTTCGCGGTGCTTATCGTTGCTTTTATTTTCATCGAACGACGCGCGGAAGAACCCATTATTACCTTCGGAATGTTCAAGAACCGTCTCTACGCGACAAGCAATATCATGGCTATGTTTGCCGGCGCGGCGTTCATAACGGCATCTATTTACATTCCGATCTTTATCCAAGGCGTATTAGGAGGATCGGCAACGAATTCGGGACTTGTCCTGCTTCCGATGATGTTAGGTTCCGTCGTAACGGCCGCGGGCGGCGGCTCCATGTTAGCCAAGTTCAAGTATCGCTCGATCATGATCCCTACTTTGGCGCTCCTGGTCGTCGGCATTGCTCTGCTTACTACGTTAACGACGGGATCGACGCGGTTCATCGTTACGGTCTTTATGATTCTGGTCGGTTTGGGAATCGGAGCATCGTTCTCCGTATTAAGCAATGCGGCGATTCATGGCTTTTCCGCAAGACAGCGCGGTTCCGCCAGCTCGACGCTCAATTTCATGCGTTCATTGGGAATGACGCTTGGGATTACGGTATTCGGCATCATTCAAAGTCATGTGTTCATGAATAAACTAGGCGCCATGTTCGGCGGCGGAGCTCAAATGCCGAAAGGCGTCGATCTAAGCGACCCTCGCAAAATCTTAACTCCCGAAACCCGGGGGCAAATTCCGGATTCGATTCTGGATAAGATTACGGAGGCGCTGTCCTCGTCGATCGTTCAAACTTTTGCCTGGGCGATTATCCCGTCCGTCATTGCGCTTCTTGCCGCGTTCGCCATGAGCAAAGAACGATTCGACCCGGCGGCAGAGATGAAGGAGTATTCGGCTTCGCATTAA
- the uvrA gene encoding excinuclease ABC subunit UvrA — protein sequence MKDTIVINGARENNLKNISLEIPKIKLVVLTGPSGSGKSTLAMDTLQRECQRQYMDSMGMMADAIGRPKVESIEGLSPSISVGQHATNRNPRSTVGTATDLYTYVRFIFARLGERKCPSCKGSIPPSFEPSGRPDEEDEWMDRQTMDCPHCGTELVKVGMSHFSFNKPEGACESCGGLGHVASINEAAVFNGDLSLSEGGVASLNGVHRDIQTRILMAAGKHFGFEFDPQQRLKDYGEVQRDMLYYGVESDAFKRHYPNVKPIQGTKFEGVIPGLWRRYKEKDGEVGSQEKEGGFFREQLCPDCLGARLKKEVLLVRVAGCSISDVSDWSLGEVYEWTKGLMEALPVEGHHLLKPILHDMPMRLKRVIDVGLGYLSLNRQTVTLSGGEAQRMRLASLLGSGLTGVLYILDEPTTGLHPRDTQGLIRVLQQLRDLGNTVLVIEHDVEMMRAADHIIDIGPGAGVHGGNVVGQGSLEDLMASELSVTGAYLRAENLESTARVRRQGNGGQITIRQARSRNIDIPVVTFPLGCLVSVTGVSGSGKSTLVFDILARWNPESREKTGCKEMSGMEQVGNIVIIDQSPMGRMQRSNVATYTDAFTQIRQLYANLPEAKTRKLSAKHFSFNTPGGRCETCQGLGVLSLDMNFMPDLEVKCHDCKGRRFTNEVLLVTYEGFSISDVLNMSIQESLPLLKSETKIAGLIETLCEVGLGYLKWCQSVKTLSGGEGQRIRLAKELSKPSKNHTLYLLDEPTTGLHPSDINQLHALLSKLVDSGNTVVVVEHSLELIRESDWVIDIGPEGGSAGGKLVAEGTPEQIADVPASYTGKFLKPILRGIR from the coding sequence ATGAAAGATACGATAGTCATTAATGGCGCTCGGGAAAATAATTTGAAAAATATTTCTCTCGAAATACCGAAGATCAAGTTGGTCGTTCTGACCGGACCTTCGGGTTCGGGCAAATCTACTCTAGCGATGGATACGCTTCAGCGGGAATGTCAGAGACAGTACATGGATTCCATGGGAATGATGGCGGACGCGATCGGCAGGCCGAAAGTAGAGTCAATCGAAGGTTTATCGCCTTCCATTAGCGTCGGCCAGCATGCGACCAATCGCAATCCCCGTTCGACCGTAGGAACCGCAACCGACCTCTACACTTATGTACGATTTATTTTTGCCAGATTGGGAGAAAGGAAATGTCCTTCCTGCAAGGGCAGCATTCCGCCATCTTTCGAACCATCCGGCAGACCGGATGAGGAAGACGAGTGGATGGATCGTCAGACAATGGACTGTCCGCATTGCGGTACTGAGCTCGTGAAGGTGGGAATGTCGCACTTTTCTTTCAACAAACCCGAGGGGGCTTGCGAATCGTGCGGCGGACTCGGTCATGTGGCTAGCATTAATGAAGCGGCGGTATTCAATGGGGATCTGAGTTTGAGCGAAGGGGGCGTTGCCTCTCTGAACGGCGTCCATCGCGATATTCAAACCCGAATTCTAATGGCCGCCGGCAAACATTTCGGATTCGAGTTCGATCCCCAACAGCGGTTGAAGGATTACGGCGAAGTCCAGCGGGATATGCTTTACTACGGAGTCGAAAGCGACGCCTTCAAGCGCCATTATCCGAACGTAAAGCCGATTCAAGGGACGAAATTCGAGGGGGTCATCCCCGGGTTATGGCGGCGTTACAAGGAGAAAGACGGGGAAGTCGGCTCCCAGGAGAAGGAGGGAGGATTTTTCCGCGAGCAGTTATGTCCCGATTGTCTCGGCGCTCGGTTGAAGAAGGAAGTTCTTCTCGTTCGAGTAGCGGGTTGTTCCATATCCGACGTGTCGGACTGGTCGCTCGGCGAAGTATACGAGTGGACGAAAGGACTGATGGAGGCGCTGCCCGTCGAAGGTCATCATTTACTGAAGCCGATACTCCACGATATGCCTATGCGGCTAAAGCGGGTTATCGACGTCGGGCTCGGCTATCTTTCCCTGAACCGTCAGACGGTGACGTTGTCCGGCGGAGAAGCGCAAAGAATGCGTCTAGCTTCGTTGCTTGGCTCGGGGTTGACCGGAGTGCTGTACATTCTGGACGAACCAACGACTGGGCTTCATCCTCGGGATACGCAAGGACTGATTAGAGTGCTTCAGCAATTGCGGGATCTCGGCAATACCGTGCTCGTTATCGAGCACGATGTCGAGATGATGAGAGCCGCCGATCATATTATCGATATCGGCCCTGGTGCCGGCGTGCATGGCGGTAACGTTGTGGGCCAAGGCAGCTTGGAGGATTTAATGGCAAGCGAGCTTTCGGTTACCGGCGCTTACTTGAGAGCGGAGAATCTCGAGTCAACCGCTCGCGTCCGCAGGCAAGGGAATGGGGGGCAGATCACGATTCGGCAAGCGCGGTCCCGCAATATCGATATCCCTGTCGTGACCTTCCCGCTCGGATGTCTAGTGTCGGTTACCGGGGTATCGGGCTCGGGAAAATCCACGCTTGTGTTCGATATTCTTGCCCGGTGGAACCCTGAAAGCCGCGAAAAGACAGGATGCAAGGAAATGTCCGGTATGGAGCAAGTCGGTAACATCGTAATCATCGACCAATCGCCAATGGGGAGAATGCAGCGTTCGAATGTCGCGACTTATACGGATGCGTTCACTCAAATACGTCAGTTGTATGCTAATCTTCCGGAGGCGAAGACGAGGAAGCTATCCGCTAAGCATTTCTCGTTCAATACGCCGGGAGGACGTTGCGAGACTTGCCAGGGGTTGGGCGTGCTGAGCTTGGATATGAATTTCATGCCCGATCTGGAAGTAAAGTGCCACGACTGCAAGGGAAGAAGGTTTACGAACGAAGTGCTCCTGGTGACTTATGAAGGCTTCTCCATATCGGATGTACTGAACATGTCTATTCAGGAAAGCCTGCCTCTTCTTAAGTCCGAAACCAAAATCGCCGGTTTGATCGAGACGTTATGCGAGGTCGGGCTTGGTTACTTGAAATGGTGTCAGTCTGTCAAAACCTTATCCGGAGGCGAGGGACAGCGCATTAGATTAGCGAAGGAGCTGAGCAAACCTTCCAAAAATCATACTCTCTATCTGTTGGATGAGCCCACGACGGGTCTTCATCCGTCGGACATTAACCAGTTACATGCTTTATTGAGCAAACTGGTCGATTCCGGAAATACCGTCGTCGTTGTCGAGCACAGTCTGGAATTGATCCGGGAATCCGATTGGGTAATCGACATCGGTCCGGAAGGGGGATCGGCTGGCGGTAAGCTCGTTGCCGAAGGAACTCCTGAGCAAATCGCCGATGTACCGGCTTCTTACACGGGAAAGTTTTTAAAACCGATTTTGAGGGGAATTCGTTGA
- a CDS encoding MarR family winged helix-turn-helix transcriptional regulator, with product MSSDQQDQPTEQQENFTLRMRGLGSRTVLYQQKVAASLGLYNNDYLSVDILREKGPITAGELSNLTGLSTGSITALIDRLEKNGFVRRQNDPNDRRKVIIVPLYENREEVSRTYEPLHAAMIRLASSYKEDELALITQFLDNASWVLEEQIIQLGSTTRGKSSS from the coding sequence TTGTCAAGCGATCAACAGGACCAACCAACGGAGCAGCAGGAAAATTTCACCTTACGCATGCGCGGTCTGGGTTCTCGAACGGTGCTGTACCAGCAAAAAGTAGCAGCCTCGCTAGGGTTATATAATAACGATTATTTATCCGTAGACATCCTGCGCGAGAAAGGTCCCATCACCGCTGGAGAGTTATCCAATTTAACCGGGCTATCTACGGGCAGTATTACCGCGTTAATCGACCGGCTTGAAAAAAACGGCTTCGTACGCAGGCAGAATGACCCTAACGATCGTCGTAAAGTGATTATTGTCCCCTTGTATGAAAATAGAGAAGAAGTTAGCCGAACGTACGAACCGCTTCATGCGGCAATGATTAGACTGGCCTCCTCTTATAAGGAAGACGAGTTGGCGCTCATTACGCAATTTTTGGACAACGCCAGTTGGGTACTGGAAGAGCAAATTATTCAATTGGGCTCAACGACGCGCGGCAAATCTTCATCCTAA
- a CDS encoding CD3324 family protein, with the protein MIYKNGRDVLPPSLLKELQKYINGELVYIPRLDEQRARWGEVSGTRKLLAERNKEICRLHKDGSTIAELELKYHLTTESIRKIIIKSRRQSIVGGGTHGDSKYAPGTYSHPTIR; encoded by the coding sequence TTGATCTACAAAAACGGGAGAGATGTGCTTCCCCCTAGCTTGCTTAAGGAGCTGCAGAAATATATCAACGGCGAACTGGTCTATATTCCTAGATTGGACGAACAGCGCGCCCGCTGGGGAGAAGTCAGCGGAACGAGAAAGCTGCTGGCGGAACGCAACAAGGAGATCTGCCGCTTGCATAAGGACGGATCGACTATCGCGGAGCTTGAACTTAAGTACCATTTGACCACCGAGAGTATTCGAAAAATCATCATAAAATCACGTAGACAATCGATTGTCGGCGGAGGAACCCATGGCGATTCAAAGTATGCTCCCGGAACCTATTCGCATCCGACTATCCGGTGA
- a CDS encoding 5' nucleotidase, NT5C type, which yields MRKSIIAVDMDDTICHLVKRAIYHNNIDFPTHPLRYEEMFDWNTDHLRHPDSSHEIFFGRPGLYEELDLFDEHVVEEMEKLHGAYDVVIVTAAQPSSVLEKWNWLQKHMPFIPLENFIACKRKSLIAYDLLIDDGAHNLVPALEAGRKVLCIPHPWNLRAREQYDFPLMTEWKNAKERVDQILAD from the coding sequence ATGCGGAAATCCATCATCGCGGTCGATATGGACGATACGATATGCCATCTCGTCAAGCGCGCTATCTACCACAACAACATCGACTTCCCGACTCACCCGCTTCGCTATGAAGAAATGTTCGACTGGAACACGGATCATTTGCGTCATCCGGATAGTTCGCATGAAATCTTTTTTGGACGCCCGGGACTGTATGAGGAACTTGATCTGTTCGACGAACACGTCGTCGAGGAGATGGAGAAGCTTCACGGGGCTTACGACGTCGTTATCGTTACGGCCGCGCAACCGTCATCGGTGTTGGAGAAATGGAACTGGCTCCAAAAGCATATGCCGTTTATTCCTCTGGAAAACTTCATCGCGTGCAAACGAAAAAGCCTGATCGCTTACGATCTCCTCATCGACGACGGCGCCCATAATCTAGTCCCGGCGTTGGAAGCGGGGAGAAAAGTACTCTGCATTCCGCATCCATGGAATCTGCGCGCGCGGGAACAGTACGATTTTCCGTTGATGACGGAGTGGAAGAACGCCAAAGAAAGAGTAGATCAGATATTGGCCGATTGA
- the metE gene encoding 5-methyltetrahydropteroyltriglutamate--homocysteine S-methyltransferase → MAKSSVLGYPRIGAEREWKKALEAFWAGKLEETEFQSQLKAIRLNHLRKQLLKGIDIIPVNDFSYYDHVLDTAAMFGIVPNRFPYEGGAVPLSVYYGMARGTKEATASEMTKWFNTNYHYIVPELDGAKPTLTENKPLAAYREAKSELGIEGKPVILGPLTFLKLSKGYKASETDAWVDRLLPLYVQILRELADEGVQWVQIDEPILVTSINEDDLRRLNTIYGTIAAAVPQLNVMLQTYFESAESYRDLIALPVQGIGLDFVHGLSGNLEAIKQFGFPSGKVLGAGVIDGRGIWKASLREKLSLLETLTEYVGADRIVVQSSCSLLHVPVSTQYETKLAPELKNALAFADEKLDELVLLAKAFTSGESAISEELTNSENAVQALKQSDERNRTAVKNAVAAISAQQPLRSRPFSERQIAQQEKWQLPLFPTTTIGSFPQSAEVRKARQLWRKGEWNQEKYEGFIREQIDLWIKLQEEIGLDVLVHGEFERTDMVEFFGEKLAGFAFTQNGWVQSYGSRCVKPPIIYGDVAFENAMTVEETKYAQSKTKHPVKGMLTGPITIMNWSFVRDDIPREQIAYQLAYALRQEVEALESAGIGMIQVDEPAVREGLPLKAQDQAEYLAWAVKAFRMTTCTVEETTQIHTHMCYCEFHDMIDSIEEMDADVISIETSRSHGELIHSFELNTYKLGIGLGVYDIHSPRVPEVEEMTGMIDRALQVLDPKLFWINPDCGLKTRGTEETVASLRNMVEATRIARSKHA, encoded by the coding sequence ATGGCGAAAAGCAGCGTATTGGGTTATCCGCGCATTGGCGCGGAGCGAGAGTGGAAAAAGGCTCTGGAAGCGTTCTGGGCAGGAAAGCTGGAAGAAACGGAATTTCAAAGCCAACTGAAGGCGATTCGCTTGAATCATTTGCGCAAGCAACTTTTGAAAGGCATAGACATCATTCCGGTTAACGACTTCAGTTATTACGATCACGTGTTGGATACGGCCGCGATGTTCGGAATCGTACCGAATCGTTTCCCTTACGAAGGCGGCGCCGTGCCTTTGTCCGTGTACTATGGCATGGCCAGAGGAACGAAGGAAGCAACGGCAAGCGAGATGACCAAGTGGTTTAACACGAACTACCACTACATCGTGCCTGAATTAGACGGGGCAAAACCGACTTTGACGGAAAATAAACCTCTCGCGGCTTACCGGGAAGCCAAATCGGAGCTTGGAATCGAAGGCAAGCCGGTCATCTTGGGACCTTTAACGTTCTTGAAGCTGTCCAAAGGATATAAAGCATCGGAAACGGATGCATGGGTAGATCGCTTGCTTCCGCTCTACGTTCAGATCCTTCGGGAGCTGGCGGATGAAGGCGTACAATGGGTTCAGATCGACGAGCCGATCCTTGTCACCTCGATCAACGAAGACGATTTGCGTCGTCTGAACACGATTTACGGCACGATCGCTGCAGCGGTGCCTCAGTTGAATGTCATGCTGCAAACTTATTTCGAATCGGCTGAAAGCTATCGCGATCTCATTGCGCTGCCCGTTCAAGGTATCGGACTCGATTTCGTTCACGGATTGTCGGGCAACCTCGAGGCGATCAAACAATTCGGCTTCCCGTCCGGCAAAGTTCTAGGAGCTGGAGTCATCGACGGCCGCGGTATTTGGAAGGCTTCGCTCCGTGAAAAGCTGTCTCTGCTGGAAACGTTAACCGAATATGTCGGCGCTGATCGGATCGTCGTGCAATCGTCGTGCAGCTTGCTTCACGTACCGGTCTCGACGCAATACGAAACGAAGCTCGCTCCCGAGTTGAAGAACGCTCTAGCATTCGCGGACGAGAAGCTGGATGAGCTCGTGTTGTTGGCCAAAGCCTTTACTTCCGGCGAATCCGCGATCAGCGAAGAGCTCACAAACAGCGAAAACGCGGTTCAAGCGCTTAAGCAATCGGATGAGCGCAACCGTACGGCAGTGAAGAACGCCGTAGCTGCCATTAGCGCGCAGCAACCATTGCGCAGCCGTCCGTTCTCCGAACGTCAAATCGCGCAACAGGAAAAATGGCAATTGCCGTTGTTCCCGACGACGACCATCGGCAGCTTTCCGCAATCCGCGGAAGTTCGCAAAGCCCGTCAGCTGTGGCGCAAAGGCGAGTGGAATCAAGAGAAGTACGAAGGATTCATTCGCGAGCAGATTGACCTCTGGATTAAGCTGCAAGAAGAGATCGGGTTGGACGTTCTCGTGCACGGGGAATTCGAGAGAACGGATATGGTCGAATTTTTTGGAGAGAAACTGGCCGGATTCGCGTTCACGCAAAACGGTTGGGTTCAATCGTACGGTTCCCGTTGCGTAAAACCGCCAATTATTTACGGAGACGTGGCGTTCGAAAATGCAATGACCGTCGAAGAAACGAAATATGCCCAGTCCAAGACGAAGCACCCGGTTAAAGGCATGCTGACTGGCCCGATTACGATCATGAACTGGTCGTTCGTCCGCGACGACATTCCGCGCGAGCAAATCGCCTACCAATTGGCTTATGCGCTCAGACAAGAAGTAGAGGCGCTGGAAAGCGCGGGCATCGGGATGATTCAAGTGGATGAACCTGCCGTTCGCGAAGGATTGCCATTGAAAGCGCAAGATCAAGCCGAGTACTTGGCTTGGGCCGTCAAAGCTTTCCGCATGACGACTTGTACGGTTGAAGAGACGACGCAGATTCACACGCATATGTGTTATTGCGAATTCCACGATATGATCGATTCGATCGAAGAGATGGACGCGGACGTCATCTCGATCGAGACTTCCCGTAGCCATGGGGAATTGATCCATAGCTTCGAGCTGAATACGTACAAGTTGGGCATCGGCCTCGGCGTATACGACATTCACAGTCCTCGGGTTCCGGAAGTCGAAGAGATGACGGGCATGATCGATCGCGCCCTGCAAGTTCTCGATCCGAAGCTATTCTGGATCAACCCGGATTGCGGCTTGAAAACGAGAGGAACCGAAGAAACGGTCGCTTCCTTGCGCAACATGGTCGAAGCGACGCGGATCGCGCGTTCGAAGCACGCGTAA
- a CDS encoding LysR family transcriptional regulator, with amino-acid sequence MTLQQLKYVIEVANQGSINEAAKRLFISQPSLSNAIKDLEEEMKLEIFERSNKGISLSKEGVEFLSYARQVVEQAELLESRYLNAKPSPQHFSVSTQHYAFAVNAFVSLVREHGQEEYELSLRETKTYEIIEDVKTLRSEIGILYLNEFNGKVINKLLKSANLQFNSLFTANPHIFISINNPLARQSIVTIDQLQNYPYLFFDQGDYNSFHFSEEILSTLSHKKSVRVTDRATLFNLLIGLNGYTISTGVLSADLNGNEIIPVPLDCGETINVGWISHRNTTLSKLGTAYIEALIEATVTAL; translated from the coding sequence TTGACTCTGCAACAATTAAAGTACGTTATCGAAGTCGCCAATCAGGGTTCGATTAACGAAGCTGCCAAGCGGTTATTTATATCTCAGCCAAGCCTTTCGAATGCGATCAAGGATTTAGAGGAAGAAATGAAATTAGAGATTTTCGAGAGATCGAACAAAGGGATTTCGCTTTCCAAAGAAGGCGTCGAGTTCTTAAGTTATGCGCGACAGGTCGTCGAGCAGGCGGAGTTGCTGGAGAGCCGGTATTTGAATGCCAAGCCTTCTCCGCAGCATTTCTCGGTATCGACACAGCATTACGCTTTCGCGGTAAATGCGTTCGTGAGTCTCGTTCGCGAGCATGGTCAGGAAGAATACGAGTTATCCTTACGAGAGACCAAAACTTACGAGATTATCGAAGATGTCAAAACCTTGCGAAGCGAGATCGGGATATTATATTTGAACGAGTTCAACGGCAAAGTCATCAACAAGCTGCTTAAATCCGCGAATTTACAATTCAACAGCTTATTTACGGCAAATCCGCATATTTTCATCAGCATTAACAATCCGTTGGCGAGACAATCTATCGTGACGATAGATCAGCTTCAGAACTATCCCTATTTGTTTTTTGATCAAGGCGACTATAATTCCTTTCATTTCTCCGAAGAAATTCTCAGTACGTTGTCGCATAAGAAAAGCGTTAGGGTCACCGACAGAGCGACGTTATTCAACCTATTGATCGGCTTGAACGGATATACGATATCGACTGGGGTGCTTAGCGCGGATTTGAATGGTAACGAGATCATTCCCGTTCCGTTGGATTGCGGGGAAACGATTAACGTCGGTTGGATTTCCCATAGGAACACGACACTATCCAAGCTCGGAACAGCCTACATCGAAGCGCTGATCGAGGCGACGGTTACAGCCCTTTAA
- a CDS encoding ABC transporter permease subunit, whose amino-acid sequence MARVVKSAMTVPLAFVFIFFMAVLPHLLQLNESGSSLRLDWSQSFTAVKDYFIGIGTGESFRFLAGRSELVFWEQIGGYFKVSLLNIAGGALIGTTIGILIGIYFALSGADWLKRTVEFIGVVPDFIMILLLQFLIVFVASETGVVLFQVASVTADDPAIILPLISSLIIPANYMIRNVALQMKLTLTEDYISFAKSRGLGKWYIVFYHALPNVLPFIKADLHKLLGILMGNIFIVEYLYNMHGVTMLLFADAFANEGYQYALVVNGLLTLLVLYAVVFALLKTYLWGWEKVLVR is encoded by the coding sequence ATGGCAAGGGTTGTCAAATCAGCAATGACCGTACCGCTCGCATTCGTATTTATTTTCTTCATGGCCGTTCTTCCTCATTTGCTTCAACTTAACGAGAGCGGCAGTTCCCTTCGTTTGGACTGGTCGCAGAGCTTTACCGCAGTAAAGGACTATTTTATAGGGATCGGGACGGGCGAGTCTTTTCGCTTCTTGGCTGGTCGATCCGAGCTTGTCTTCTGGGAGCAAATCGGAGGTTATTTCAAAGTCTCGTTACTCAATATTGCCGGAGGCGCGTTGATCGGAACGACGATCGGCATCCTGATCGGTATTTATTTTGCGTTATCCGGCGCCGACTGGTTGAAGCGAACCGTTGAATTTATCGGTGTTGTGCCCGATTTTATCATGATTCTACTGCTTCAGTTTCTTATCGTTTTCGTCGCTTCGGAAACCGGAGTCGTCCTTTTCCAGGTCGCCAGCGTAACCGCCGACGATCCCGCGATTATTCTGCCTCTGATCTCTTCTCTCATCATTCCCGCTAACTATATGATTCGGAACGTGGCTTTACAGATGAAGCTTACGCTGACGGAAGATTATATTAGCTTTGCCAAATCCCGCGGGTTAGGCAAATGGTATATCGTTTTTTATCACGCCTTGCCGAACGTATTGCCGTTTATCAAGGCCGATTTACATAAGTTGTTAGGCATTTTGATGGGAAATATTTTTATCGTGGAATATTTGTACAACATGCACGGAGTAACGATGTTATTGTTCGCCGATGCCTTTGCCAACGAAGGTTACCAGTATGCCCTTGTCGTAAACGGGCTGCTCACTTTATTAGTCCTGTACGCTGTTGTGTTCGCGCTTCTTAAGACATACCTATGGGGATGGGAGAAGGTGTTGGTCCGATGA
- a CDS encoding ABC transporter permease has protein sequence MNKTLLAGLLITAIMIAVALFGGYFAPHDLKDQVKIEYIVNDQGKGEVIAPPVRPGSNYPFGTDKNGYDLMAKLMDGAKYTIFLSVGIAFMRVFIGGMLGMLLGYFRTNPAGRLRAPSSWNFLNGIPIFLIFWLMLIGISINPSLSPLAISILMGAVLTVVGLPSVVSSIKDKTSVIRDRAFVVASQSIGAGHWKIIRSHLFPHLKESFLIMTVQEVILVLTLFGQLAIFNLFVGGTTMNFDPAEYFSRTNEWGGLIGQARNSMYLYSWILFIPLASYMLLITGFHLVSNGLEALYKKRYAKFSHF, from the coding sequence ATGAACAAAACTTTACTGGCCGGACTGCTCATAACGGCGATCATGATTGCGGTAGCCTTGTTCGGAGGGTATTTCGCCCCCCATGATCTGAAAGACCAAGTAAAAATCGAGTACATCGTCAACGATCAGGGGAAAGGAGAAGTCATCGCTCCGCCGGTTCGACCGGGCTCGAATTACCCGTTCGGAACCGATAAGAACGGTTACGATCTGATGGCCAAACTCATGGACGGCGCGAAATATACGATCTTTCTTTCCGTAGGAATTGCGTTCATGCGAGTATTCATAGGCGGTATGCTGGGCATGTTGCTTGGCTATTTCAGGACGAATCCGGCGGGTCGCCTTCGCGCTCCCTCTTCCTGGAACTTCCTAAACGGGATCCCGATATTTTTGATTTTCTGGTTGATGTTGATCGGGATATCCATAAATCCAAGCCTTTCGCCGCTCGCAATCTCAATCCTAATGGGGGCGGTGCTTACTGTTGTCGGCCTTCCCTCCGTCGTATCCTCGATCAAGGATAAAACGTCGGTCATTCGCGACAGAGCTTTCGTCGTAGCTTCCCAATCCATCGGGGCGGGACATTGGAAAATCATTCGATCCCACCTGTTCCCGCACCTGAAAGAAAGTTTTTTAATCATGACCGTGCAAGAAGTCATACTCGTTTTAACTTTATTCGGTCAATTGGCGATCTTTAATCTCTTCGTTGGCGGAACGACCATGAACTTCGATCCTGCCGAGTATTTCAGCCGTACCAACGAATGGGGCGGATTAATCGGGCAAGCGAGAAATAGCATGTATTTATATTCGTGGATCCTGTTCATCCCTCTTGCCTCTTATATGTTGCTGATCACGGGATTTCACTTGGTTTCCAACGGGCTCGAAGCGCTGTATAAGAAACGATACGCCAAGTTCTCTCATTTTTAG